GTCAGGCGGAGAGATAGGCGAGCAGATCGGTGCGGGTGATCACGCCGAGCGCCTTGCCGCCGTCGGTCACGAGCATCGCGGGCGTCGCCGAGAACGACGAGCGAGCGGATGCCACGGGCTCGTTGACCCCGATGAGTGGCAGCGGCTCCCCCACGACGCCCGAGACCTTGTCGGTGAGCTTGACCTGGCCCGAGAAGACCTGTTCGAGCAGTGCCTCCTCATGGAGCGCCCCGAGCACCTCGCCGAGCACGACGGGCGGCTCGGCGGTCAGCACGAGCAGCTGCGAGACGCCGGTGTCGGTCATTCGGTCGATCGCCTCGCGCACCGTGTCGTTCGGGTGCACGTAGACGAGGGGCGCCGTGCGGTCAGCCTTCGCCGCGAGCAGCTCGGCGATCGTGTGACCGGCAGGGGCGTTCGAGAAGCCGTAGGCGCGCATCCACTTGTCGTTGAAGATCTTGCCGAGGTAGCCGCGTCCGCCGTCGGGCAGCAGCACCACGAACACGTCGTCGGGGCCCGCGGAGGCAGCGGCCTTCAGCGCAGCCACCACGGCCATGCCGCTCGAGCCGCCGACCAGGATGCCCTCTTCACGGGCGAGCCGGCGGGTCATGTCGAACGACTCGGCGTCGGAGACGGCGATGATCTCGTGCGGCACGGCGGGGTCGTACGCCGTCGGCCAGAAGTCTTCGCCGACGCCCTCGACCAGGTACGGCCGGCCGGTGCCGCCCGAGTAGACCGAGCCCTCGGGGTCGGCGCCGATGATGCGCACGCGATCTTCGGACACCTCACGCAGATAGCGCCCGGTGCCGGTGATCGTGCCCCCGGTGCCGACGCCCGCTACGAAGTGGGTGACCTTTCCCTCGGTGTCGCGCCAGATCTCGGGGCCGGTGGTCTCGTAGTGCGAGCGCGGGCCGTTGGGGTTGGAGTACTGGTCGGGCTTGAACGCACCGGGGATCTCTCGGGCGAGCCGGTCGGAGACGCCGTAGTACGACTCGGGGCTGTCGGGCGCGACGGCCGTCGGCGTCACGACGACCTCGGCGCCGTAGGCGGTGAGCACGTTGCGCTTGTCTTCACCGACCTTGTCGGGGCACACGAAGATGCACCGGTACCCGCGCTGCTGCGCCACGAGCGCGAGGCCGACGCCCGTGTTGCCCGAGGTGGGCTCCACGATCGTGCCGCCCGGCTTCAGCTTGCCCTCGCGTTCGGCGGCATCGATGATGCGGCCGGCGATACGGTCCTTCGAGGAACCGCCGGGGTT
The DNA window shown above is from Agromyces cerinus and carries:
- a CDS encoding cystathionine beta-synthase gives rise to the protein MKYADTIVDLVGDTPLVKLHHVTEGVTSATVLVKLEYLNPGGSSKDRIAGRIIDAAEREGKLKPGGTIVEPTSGNTGVGLALVAQQRGYRCIFVCPDKVGEDKRNVLTAYGAEVVVTPTAVAPDSPESYYGVSDRLAREIPGAFKPDQYSNPNGPRSHYETTGPEIWRDTEGKVTHFVAGVGTGGTITGTGRYLREVSEDRVRIIGADPEGSVYSGGTGRPYLVEGVGEDFWPTAYDPAVPHEIIAVSDAESFDMTRRLAREEGILVGGSSGMAVVAALKAAASAGPDDVFVVLLPDGGRGYLGKIFNDKWMRAYGFSNAPAGHTIAELLAAKADRTAPLVYVHPNDTVREAIDRMTDTGVSQLLVLTAEPPVVLGEVLGALHEEALLEQVFSGQVKLTDKVSGVVGEPLPLIGVNEPVASARSSFSATPAMLVTDGGKALGVITRTDLLAYLSA